ATTACAATAATTATACTTTTAATATTGAGTATAACAATAATTACAATAAACTATATTACAGATTGGGCTATAGTTTTTATAAATCTGTGTTTGATGATACAGATTATTCAGCAGAACAGGGATATTTTAATGATCAGGTATCACACGAAAACTCTGGGTTACATATTAGATTTGATTACAAATTCAATAATAAGTTCAGATTTATAAATGCATATAGATACGATATTTACAATAATCCAAAAGATCATTATCTTTCATTTCAATTAGGTGGAACATACCAGATAGATGACAGTAATTTGTTACGGGCTATTTATTCAAGAGCGAATCAAGGACCATTTATTTTCGTAAACAATGTTAATTACGATTATACTTTTTTTGATGATGACGACAATATTTATAGACGAGAAATATTTAAAAGTAATAAAGATTTAAAACTTGTTGTAATGGATAATGCTGAGTTTGGTTGGAGAAGTAGGTTTTCTCAAAAATTTAAGACTGATTTAGAGTTTTTCTATATGTCCACCGATGGACATAGTCTTTTGTTTGAGACATCTGAGTTTGATTCTGCTTCAAACACTAAAATTACTACTAAGTCATATAAAAATATTTCTTTGAATGCTATTCAGATAGGAACAACTTTTGATGCGAAATATTTAATTTCAAAAGATAGTGAAATTCATGTGTTTGGAACTTTTCAGAGAACTTTTTTAAAGAATTTTTTAAAACTTCTAATTTCTGGTGAACAGAATAAGATTGTATTTACTGATATAGAGCATAAATATACTCCAAAATTTTATGGAGGTTTTGGCTATAATTATCTTTTAAGTGATCTAATAACATTTTCTGTAATGAGTTATTATAAATCACCTCAAGAATCTTCTGATGGAATAAATTTAGAAAAAATCAGTGAACGATTAATACTAGATTTGATGGTGAAATTTCATATGTCTGAGAATATAGATTTCTGGATATCTACAAAAGATCTTAGTTTTAGTAGTGAAAGAGAGTTTATAAACGCTGATGAGATCAGTTCTTCAATAAATTTAGGTTTTAAGTATAGGTTTTAATGAAATACTATTTATTATCCATACTGTTTTTTTTTAACCTTATTCTTTCACAGTCTGTAGATGAATATGATTTAAAAGCTGTATATTTCAATAGAATTAGTGAATTTATAAATTGGCCGGACTCAATATTTGTTAAGAAAGATGGATCAAGGAAGTTTATTCTTGCTGTTTATGGTGAGGATCCTTTTGAGGGGAGATTAAGGACTATTTATAATAACTATAAAATTTTGGATATGGATGTTGAGATTAAATATCTTGACGAACTAGATGATATTAATGAATGTCATTTATTATTTGTTTCGAGTTCTGAGGAACGGAATCTCAAGAAGATAGTTAAACAAGTTCGGGGAAAGCCTATTCTAACTGTATCAGACACGGAAGGATTTGGGGAAAAAGGGATAATGCTAAATATACTTGCAGATTCTAAAGGTGTACACTTTGTTGTTAACAAAACATCTGAAAAAAATTCAGCTATATCCATAAGTACAAGATTCATGAAATATGCTAAAGTAGTGGAATAATGCTCTCATTCTATAAAAATCTAAACCTAAGTAGTAAGTTGACATTGATGATGATGATGGTCTCGTTTTTTGCTTTGACAACGGCTTTGACCATAAAAGCTTATTACGATATGGACAAAGATAAAGGGGAAATCGTCAGGCTTACTTCAGTTGTTACAAAAATTATTGGTGACAATCTTTCATATCATATTATTTTTGATAAATATGATGAAGCAGAAGAAACATTGGAAAAATTGTGCTTCAATATTCCTGATATCGTTTATGCTCGAATATACAATATAAATAAAGTTCCTGTATCAGAGTATAATCTCTATAATAAAAAAGTGGAATTGTATGGATTACTTGATAATGAGTCATTATTTATAGATGGTTTTTTACATCATAAACAGTCAATTACAAACAGAGGAAAAAAAATTGGCAGTATATATGTAATTACCACTGCAAGTAGCATACAATCAAGAATCTACGATAATTTTAAGCTAACTTTATCGATTTTAATGGTAGTTTTAATATTCTCATATTTTCTTTCTAGAGTTTTGCAGAAATTTATCTCAAATCCACTAATCAGGTTAGCGGAGTATACAAGAAAATTGTCTAATAGTAATGAGATTGAAGTTTTGGATGAGTTTAATGAGTCAAAAGATTCAATAGGAATCTTATACAGTGAGTTTAAACAGATGACAATTAAACTTAGGATGCGTGAAAATGAAAAGAATCAGCTAAATGAAGAGCTTGAAAATCGGGTCGTTGAAAGAACTAAATCTCTTGAATTGATGAATAGAAAGCTTGAAAGTACAAATAAAATTTTAATCAAGGCAAAGGAGGAGGCAGAAGCTGCTACTAAAGCTAAATCTGAGTTTTT
This Candidatus Delongbacteria bacterium DNA region includes the following protein-coding sequences:
- a CDS encoding TonB-dependent receptor plug domain-containing protein → MKKLFVSIILIIVFNSYSQDQTNFDQLFGMSFEELLNLDISLASKKSELLFESPLASFVLTKEEISKYGVQSVEECFKLIPGVIVREKTNGNYDIHLRGFENIPPTNDIFYTENTISLVMVNGTPVYNYFQGGTYWENVHVSVDDIERIEIIRGPSSALYGPNAVSGVINIITTKHNKYNLTVNSQASNTKDHTGGLTYSDKFGRFWLKFRSNYSANFRDDQDIYNYRLKKYIPSADISIDDRNKYFEDLEMSKEKMYLANTIGFDLDNNDFIALESVVKRSKSLNVINDFTSYGLNTRQSNEYFIKSDIKIMGFESDLSFASGTNDNTKGIDALKFDYNNYTFNIEYNNNYNKLYYRLGYSFYKSVFDDTDYSAEQGYFNDQVSHENSGLHIRFDYKFNNKFRFINAYRYDIYNNPKDHYLSFQLGGTYQIDDSNLLRAIYSRANQGPFIFVNNVNYDYTFFDDDDNIYRREIFKSNKDLKLVVMDNAEFGWRSRFSQKFKTDLEFFYMSTDGHSLLFETSEFDSASNTKITTKSYKNISLNAIQIGTTFDAKYLISKDSEIHVFGTFQRTFLKNFLKLLISGEQNKIVFTDIEHKYTPKFYGGFGYNYLLSDLITFSVMSYYKSPQESSDGINLEKISERLILDLMVKFHMSENIDFWISTKDLSFSSEREFINADEISSSINLGFKYRF
- a CDS encoding YfiR family protein, with the protein product MKYYLLSILFFFNLILSQSVDEYDLKAVYFNRISEFINWPDSIFVKKDGSRKFILAVYGEDPFEGRLRTIYNNYKILDMDVEIKYLDELDDINECHLLFVSSSEERNLKKIVKQVRGKPILTVSDTEGFGEKGIMLNILADSKGVHFVVNKTSEKNSAISISTRFMKYAKVVE